The Cutaneotrichosporon cavernicola HIS019 DNA, chromosome: 3 region AAGAGACTGACGTAAGCTCGACGGTTTACGACCTCACAGTGGGCATTGTTACGCGTGCCATTAATGGGCCGAACATTATTCGTGGGTGGGGTTGAGATGGCGCTGATAACCAGGACTGGCTGCGACCGCAAGAGaagtcgtcgaggcgcgtgGCGGGGTTGATGGAATTACTATGAGGGTGGGTGTTGGTCTGGTGCCAAATCTGGCCTCGGTCTCGATCTCGGTCTTGGTGTCTTGGTCCAACTCGTCCGTCATCTTCGTCTTTCATCATCTCACTCGtccgtcatcctcctccgtctccctcttactcctcctctccttctcctcacTTGCCAGCGTCCCCCCCAAACTCCCCCTAACACACAGCGCTGGTCCACCTCGGCCGGCTCCCGCTCCCCAACCGCCTCCCCAATCCCCCGATCACCGCTCCCCGACAAACCATGGGAAGAAAACTGGGTCCGAGCCCCTCCAAGCCCCCGcaccttcttcctcctggACCGGTTCACTGATACGGCCCGAATCATGTTCGTGAGCAACCGGCTCCTAGTCTCCGCCGCCCAGGATACGAGCTTCTACGCCATTGTCCGCCCGCAAGACCGTATCCGAGTCAGGCAGTGGATCGATGCGGCGAAACTCTGGGCTCCCGTGGTATACGATGAAGAACGGACGGGCGGACATGGGTATCTCATATTTGATGTGATGAAGGTTGGTCCAACTTGACGccccgctcacaccagatcCCAGACCTGCCACCACCAAACCACGCCGAACCACAGGGTACGGAAGAATCAGTCCGCGTCGAGGGACAAGAGTTCATTCGCGTCGAGGGCATCTTCACAGCTTCGTCTGACGGGATCGCAGCGATCATCGCCCCCGTATCAGAAGAAGAATGACGAACAGAACACTGAGATGGGGTGAATAGCATAGCATTTGTATCTTATGGCATTGGTGAGGTTGCGGCGGGGCCAAGTACCGGGCGGCGTGGTGGACGATTCAATTTCAACTTGTCTCCAGAGCAAAGCTGCAAAGTTGGTCCGGGTGGAGGGGTGTTCATGCATGACAAGGTCATCTTCAGCCAGTTGCCAGTCAGTCTGAGTAGCACGCTCGCCACTCGGCCTCATTGCAACCAGTTACCGTTACCACCATCAGCACACCTCGCCCGACAGGCCCCTGCAACCCACGCCCGGAAACCCCCCAGCACCACCTCCTCTCAGCGGACGTCTACATCGCCATCTGTAAGCTAGGCGAAGCCTGTCCAGGGTATCTATCTACCTGTCAAACTGCGGACTGTAATCTGTGTGTGCTGGGCACTCTTATTGTTGTTCGATGTCTTTGCGGCTAATGAGCGTAAGAAGGGGAAATATGGGCCTACACCCGTGCTGCTTCATCGTCCACTCCACCTCGCGTCTCGCGCTTATGAGAGCTGCATGGGCTCTGACCGGTCGTCGCCCGTCGTGCGCTCGTACGCTTTTGTCGCGAAATACCTGGGGTCAGATGGCTTCAAAAGCTGACAACGCCAACTTACCGGACATCAGCATCCGAGTCCTCCTGGAGCTTTCGCAAGGTCGGGAGAATGCGACGCTGCACAAGGTCTTGGCCGTCAGGGTCGTTGGCAAGGACCGCCGCGAGAGTCTCGAGACACTTGGCAACGTTGAAGCGGATGTTGGGAATGGGGTCCGAGACGAGGTTCAacgacgcgtcgagcacAGTGTCGCGGATGATGGCCGTGTTGAGCGACGGCGCCATGGTCGTGATCGCGAAGATGGTCGTCATGCGGTACAGGTAGTTGGGGTGCTCGCCCATCTGGAGGACCTTGGGGATGATCGTGGTGCGCGCCCAGTCGACGCCAAACACGTCGGTGAGCTTCTTGAGGTTGATAGTGGCCGCCTCACGGATGCTGAACACGGTATCACCGAGCCACGACATGCAGAGCGCACCAAGCTTGTCGTCAAAGAACTTGACGCCCAGCTGAGTCGCGAGCAGGGGGATGTACTCGATGATCGCCTGGCGCACACGCCACtgcttgtcctcggcgagctccaTGATAGCAGGGAGCAGGGCCTGCGAAAGGCGCTCGATGCCGATGACTGCTGTCAGTAGTGTCCAGGACAAAAGAGCTCACCGTTGTTGACCATCTCGAGCTTGGAAATGAGGTTGAGACGGACCTCGCTAAagtcgtccttgagcaaatggaggaagaggggcAGGAGGTGCTCGATGGTTgcgtccttgccgagcaGGGGAGCGAGACCGGAAATCTgcatggcgagggcggcacGGACGTGCTGGCTCGAGTCGTTGGAGAGCTCTTTGACGCAGGGAAGGAGCTTGTTGAGGATGACATcgggctcgacgagcttgccaaAGCCGGGCACCTGGCCAGCAGCTGCGGTGCGGACTTCGGCCTCGTTGTCCTTCAAGAGACCAACAAATgcgttgacgagctcgtcacgAACAATCTCGGGCCCGACCGactcggcgaggccgacaaACTCGTTGGCGACCATGTAACGAACGCGCCAGCTCTTGTCCGAGACAGAAGCGCGGAGGGGCTCGAGAAGCTGCTCCTTGGTCTCCTCGTGCGAGAGGTTGGACGCGAACGCAATAAGGTCGGGAATGGTCAAGAGACGCACAGAGTCCTGgtcgtcggccgcgaggcggcggtatAGGGGGATCAGGTcggtgatgaggagcgcgtGCTGCTGGGGTACCTGAgcgacggccttggcaAAGGGCTATAAGTGTCAGTCTAGTTCAGTAGTAGGGACATACCCCAAGAGCACGAgcggctgcgcggcgaACCATAGGGGTGTCGTCGGCCACAAGTGTCGAGAACAGGCGGCGCATCTCGTCCTGCGCCTCGGGGTTGGCCTTGGGGTAAGGAGCTGCGAAGAGGGCGCATGCGGATGTGCGCGACGTGAACCAGTCGCCAATCGACAGGCGTCGCAGGAGGGGAACAAAATACTCGTCAATCTGCTGGGCGGAGAGGTCCTTGGAGATGTTGGAAATCGactcggcggccttgtcACGGACTagcgtctcctcgacagcAGCAAGGTTCTCCAGAGGGCCCAAGATCGTCCACGCGTATTGCTTGCCGCCGACATACTCGGTAAAGTTGCCTAGCTCTTCCGCGAGCACCAGTaacacctcgtcctcgtcgtcgagctggtccTGAGTACGTCAGCGGGGCGAGTCAGATCACGTGCGCTTGCACGCAAAGCAGTGCATGACCGTTGTGCACATGCATCACGGGCTGCAGGCCGTTGCCCCCGGGCGCACATTACACATCAACCTACCTGGAGGAAAGTGAGGAGTTCATCACGGGTCCGCGCAGgaccgagcgcgagggcgatggtGCTCAGACGCTTGATCGAGCTGAGACGCAGCACGACGTCGTCTGacttgagctcgtccatgaGCAAGTGGATAGGGTAAAGGGAGCCTGCCTGGGCTCCGGATGGGGACGACATTGTGTGGAGAATGTCGTCGTGTTGTCGTGGGATGGATGTTGGACAATGTCAAAGTCAAGGACAGGAGGCGGGTAGGAGCCAACACAGAAAGGGGATTGGGATTGAGAGCTTGTGCAAATGCGTTTAGGTAAGGGGTAAGGGGCGGATGCGCCTGTAGGCTTATGCAGGGAGATGcgggaggatgacgaggagagggagagatAGGGGGAAGAGTAGGCGTGAGGAAGCAGATGGTAGTTGTTGATGATGGGTTGAGGATGGGATTGAGGTGTTAGTTGTGACGCGTGCCGTGTGGATGGAGGCGATAGGAGGGCTAGGAGGGCTAGGAGGTCAtaggagggggggggggacTCTCCCTAGCaaaggggaggggaaggtCGTAGCGCGCCAATACTCTTTATTCCATCCCTCCACTTGGCCACGCGATCATGTCCATCCCATAATATCCCCGTCAGTGTGGCACCAACAAACTCGATCAACATCCCTCCACATCCCATGTCCACCCACTACACCCACTACACCCTCTCATCCAACACAATGCATCTATTCCCCTAATGATACTGCGCACTCATACATGAGCCTAGTCGATGTCCATGTCCTGCTCGGGCGCAGGGTCCTGGTCCatcttgtcctccttgggAGTCTGAGTCCCCGGCGTCTCGACCTTCGCCCTGGGCTTGGGGCGGTTCATGATCGAAGCAGAGGTGTACTGCACGTCCTCCCTGCgcttctccatctcgtcaGAGGTGACGACGGGGTTGACGTTCTTGGGCTTCTCAGactggcgcgcgagctggttCTCGAGCCACGAGAGAGTGTTGGCACACTTCTCAATGACCTTTtgcttgtcctcgtccaagATGTGCGAGTactgctcctcgccgttctGAGCCTTGCTCAAGAAGTCGTTGCAGACCTCACGGAGCTGGGCAGCGGCCCGGGGCCGAGCCTCGCTCTCACGGTGACGGAGGGCGATCGGGTCACCAaccttcttgagcgcgtcaagcTTAGCAACATAGGCCGACTTGGaggcgtcctcgccctcgtcggtgTACAGCCagtcctcggcctcgatgaGGCCCTTGAGGAgcgtctccttctccgccgcctGGACGTAGAGCTTGAAgcggtcctcgagcttgctACGGGTCTCGTAAACGTactcctcgagggcgttcttgcgctcctcggtctcgacAACGAGCTTGTCAGAGGCAGCCatcttgccctcctcctcctggtAGTCGTTGATGAGGTTGGAGGGGATGGTGTTGTACTGGGCAATGGTCTGGTAGTCGCccttgcgcgcgagcttcttgaccatcttcttctcctccttcttgtcgtcgccctcaccgGTCACAATggtctcctccttctcgacctcctcgacctggtAGGCACCCTCAAACGAGAGAATGCCGTGGAGGTTGAGACGCGTCTTGATCTTGACGCAGGCAAGGTCGCCCGAAGCAGTCTTCTCGACGTTCTTAACGGTGAAGCGGCCGATCTCGGGGTTGGTGCCCTTGGGGATCGCGGCCGAAGCGTCGTACTTTGCGTTGATCGAGAAGGGGCCCTGGCGGTAGAAGGTGAGGAGCTTGGTCGAGGGAATGTCGTTGCCCTCCttgaagacgacgaggtcagtgtcctcgtcggggtTTCCGGGCTCCTTCTCCCAGTTGACCTGGATGGGGTAGGGGGTGATGTCCTGGACGGCAAACTCGCGGACGCGGAAAAcgggcgagagcgacgcgcAGGCAAAGGTGGCACCGCGggcgacggcctcgtcctggTTGAGAGTGAACGAGAGCGGCTTGCCAAAGTACTCCTGGAGGCGCTCCTTGATGGCAGGAACACGGGTCGAGCCTCCGACAAGCTCAATCGAGTCGATCTGCTCCTTGGTGAGGCCAGCCTGCTTGAGCGCAGCGTCAAGAGGACCCTGGAACCGTTCAAGGAGAGGCGCGATCATGGTCTCGAACTCGGCACGGGTGAGCGACCCAGTGGCGTCAATGTCCGGGGCAAGCGACTCGACGTTGATGGGAGCCTCAGTGTTGGCCGAGAGAACCTtcttgaggcgctcgcATCCGGCGGTGAGACGGAAGATGGTCTTGGGCGACGAGAAGCACTTGATCTTGTACTTGGCGTCGAACTCCTTGGCAAagtgctcgacgagcgtATAGTCAAAGTTACGGCCGCCAAAGTTCGGGTCGTGGGCAACACCCTTCACGACAAGCTGGCCCTTGGAGAAGGAGACAACCGAAACAGAGTAGCAGGCGTGGCCGACGTCAACGAAGACAACGTTGCGGGCGTCCTCCTGACTCTCGGGAAGGTCAGACTTGGTGATACCGTAGCCAAGAGCAGTGGCGGTGGTGTCGTTAatgaggcggagggggtTGAGGCCAGCGATCTGggcagcgtcgaggagagcgcggcgctggaCGTCGGTGTAGTAGCCGGGGACGGCAATGACGACGTCCGAGACAGACTGCctgagctcggcggcagcaATGTCACGGAGCTTGCCAAGGTAGGcaccgacgagctgggTGTAGGAAAACTCGGcctgctcgccgaggtagTTGACCTTGACACCAACCTGGCCGgcaacctcgacaagctcagCGTTGATAaacttcttctcctcggaCTGGATCTCGGGGTCGTTGAGCTGGCGACCGATCATGCGCTTGAGCGAGCCAACAGTGTTCTTAAAGTTGGAAGTCTCGGCCGTCTTGGCGGCCTCACCGATCAGGCGCTGTCTGGGGGTGAACGAGACGAGCGAACTGTTAAAGAggagcgtgcgcgaggaTAAGCGTGGCAAGTGCCAAGGTAGGGAAAGCGCCGCGTCAGCATCAAAGGTACACGAGCTTGGCAATGTGATGGTGCAACTCACGGAGTAGCGCGGTTGGAAACCTCGTTCGTGATGATGTCGATGCCGCGGTGACGGGCGACACCGATCTTCGAGTTGAGGTTGCCGATGTCGATACCGACGACGCTCTGGGGGTTAGAAAACCATCTAGGCAAGGTGCGGCGTGATGTGACTACGCGAGGAGTGTTCAGAGCTGGAGGTTCGACGCAGGTCAGACGCTGCGGAGCTCGGTCCCAGCGCCGACATTGACCGAGTCATGCTCAACGAGGAAGGTGTTTCGGACGTGACTCGTCGAGTCTGGTTGTAGTCTGAATGTGTACTCACGGCCATTGTGATTGATTAATgcggggggtggggggtgtAGGAGGGAATGTAGAGGTGTGGTGTTCTGCTCTCTTTGGAGCTTTTGAGACAACGAGATGAAGCTTGGTGCGATTGGAGCAAACCCAGTGGGAGTTGATGTGGTatggggggggggggtggggtggtgaggacggTGATGGATTGTCAGGGGTCTATTCCAAGTTGTATCAGTGAAATAATAATTGAGCTGGGGTTGTCAAAAAGAATCTAGCAAATACTACCGTATTCCATTTCAAAGATCTAAACCTACTACATTCTTGTTACCTCCACTCCCTTTTTGATCCCTTTTACTTTCAAAACTGACCTGTGCTTTATTGAAAACTTTGGTGAAAAATGAGACAAAAGTCGATGACGTGTAAATCACGTGAATAAAACGTGGACCACATGTTACTTGTTGGAGGTTTCGGAGGCATTTCATATGAATCCACCTTGATCACTAATCTCACTATTGTCGCGTGGTTTACGCGCGTCTCTGGATGGACGCGTTTGAGTGACTTTGTTGGGTTTGCGTAGGTTTCATGCCCTGATTATGACTCCAGGAATCACTGGAAACAATCCAAAGGTGTCGTCCTTGGACCTCGGTAGCATTGCATACCCAGCGTACGCAGCAGACACAGCATGTGCAACAGACCGTGTCACCCCTCCGAGACCACAGCAGTCCCAGTCCCAAGCAAACGTCAAACACTGGATCCCTGATCCTCACCCCTCCCTTTCAGTCGTGCCGCGACACGGGAAAGGAACAGACAACCTTATTACGACTAGAGTAGTCGTCTCATGCCGTTTTCGGTAGTTCCGCTATACATCGTCCAGTCAGAAACTCAAGTAAACTTGTTGTGTCCCCTCCAGAGCGCGTGTGGCAGTGTCGTTCCGCGGAGTGGCAGCGCGTCGACTTGCCAGTAGCTGGCGACCACCTTTTACGACTCGTCCGTAATAACAACAAGGTCTCGAGCTGTTTCTCACCACCGCTTTTCTATTCAACCACAGGCCAACCCCGGCCCCAACTCCACTCACGCTCGTTACCCACACTCGTTTTCACGTTCGTTATGCGCATCACCGCCCTCCTTgctctcctccccatcgtcgcgctcgccgagcacgtcgCGCCTCGCGGCAATGGCGGGGGCCCTGGCCCGTATAACCCTCACTATCGTCCCGGGACTGGTCCTCAGCGCTGGGCCAACACCCGTAAGCGCGGCGGTGAGCACCACGGCGATGGCAAGAAGAAGTGTAAGCCTCGCCCGAAGCCCCAGCATGGAGGCGGTGAGCCTCCCAAGAACGCGGGCGAGCAGGACCAGCCGCAGGACCAGCCGCAGGACCAGCCGCAGGACCAGCCGCAGGACCAACAGCCCTCCCACACTGACGAGTCGCCTTCCCAGACGGAGACCACTCCGGCCTCAGCCGAGTCGCCTTCCCAGACGGAGACCACTccggcctcggccgagtCGACGCCACCTCcggccgaggagacgccATCTCCGGAGGACGACAAACCCCAGGACACTCCAGGTGGCGAGACGTACACGGCGAAACGTTCGACGTGGTACGACCCTCCTGCGAGCGGGCAGCCCGGCGCGTGCGGCAAGGACCACACCAAGGACGACAGGATCATTGCCGTCCACCAGGACTTCTTCGACCACTACCAGGGTGCGGTGTCAGGCAACTCGTACGCCAACCCTCTGTGTGGCAAGaaggtcctcctcgagtgTAAGTGGCCTTGATGCAGGTGGTTGACGTCAGTTAACGGTGCGTCCATGGAGGTGACCATCGAGGACACGTGCCCAACTTGCTTTGACAAGCACGATCTGGacctcaccgccgccgtcttTGATGAGCTCCACAAGAAGAGCCCCACCCCGGAAAACTctggcgagctggacggCGTCAAGTGGACTATCCTGGGCTAAGACGACATTGGTCGCTGACGTTTTGTCATGCCACTGGTCGTTGATCGTTCATCTCCGGCTCATTTCCGTAACGCCTTTTCTTCGCTGCATGCACACTCGCTGGCGGGTGCGCTCCTGTCTTTATGAATCTTCCTTGCCCCTCGTCGAGTTAGTACGTACGTCAGTGCGTCAGCGCCAACATCTTGGTTGCACTCGGAGCCAGACCCCCTACAGTACATATTACACTCGGTTGGATGAGATGATCAGCACACTCAGTCACTCGCCACTCGCACAAACGTGATCAGGTTC contains the following coding sequences:
- a CDS encoding uncharacterized protein (PAS fold) yields the protein MFVSNRLLVSAAQDTSFYAIVRPQDRIRVRQWIDAAKLWAPVVYDEERTGGHGYLIFDVMKIPDLPPPNHAEPQGTEESVRVEGQEFIRVEGIFTASSDGIAAIIAPVSEEE
- the TPD3 gene encoding uncharacterized protein (HEAT repeat), giving the protein MSSPSGAQAGSLYPIHLLMDELKSDDVVLRLSSIKRLSTIALALGPARTRDELLTFLQDQLDDEDEVLLVLAEELGNFTEYVGGKQYAWTILGPLENLAAVEETLVRDKAAESISNISKDLSAQQIDEYFVPLLRRLSIGDWFTSRTSACALFAAPYPKANPEAQDEMRRLFSTLVADDTPMVRRAAARALGPFAKAVAQVPQQHALLITDLIPLYRRLAADDQDSVRLLTIPDLIAFASNLSHEETKEQLLEPLRASVSDKSWRVRYMVANEFVGLAESVGPEIVRDELVNAFVGLLKDNEAEVRTAAAGQVPGFGKLVEPDVILNKLLPCVKELSNDSSQHVRAALAMQISGLAPLLGKDATIEHLLPLFLHLLKDDFSEVRLNLISKLEMVNNVIGIERLSQALLPAIMELAEDKQWRVRQAIIEYIPLLATQLGVKFFDDKLGALCMSWLGDTVFSIREAATINLKKLTDVFGVDWARTTIIPKVLQMGEHPNYLYRMTTIFAITTMAPSLNTAIIRDTVLDASLNLVSDPIPNIRFNVAKCLETLAAVLANDPDGQDLVQRRILPTLRKLQEDSDADVRYFATKAYERTTGDDRSEPMQLS
- the SSE1 gene encoding uncharacterized protein (Belongs to the heat shock protein 70 family); protein product: MASVVGIDIGNLNSKIGVARHRGIDIITNEVSNRATPSLVSFTPRQRLIGEAAKTAETSNFKNTVGSLKRMIGRQLNDPEIQSEEKKFINAELVEVAGQVGVKVNYLGEQAEFSYTQLVGAYLGKLRDIAAAELRQSVSDVVIAVPGYYTDVQRRALLDAAQIAGLNPLRLINDTTATALGYGITKSDLPESQEDARNVVFVDVGHACYSVSVVSFSKGQLVVKGVAHDPNFGGRNFDYTLVEHFAKEFDAKYKIKCFSSPKTIFRLTAGCERLKKVLSANTEAPINVESLAPDIDATGSLTRAEFETMIAPLLERFQGPLDAALKQAGLTKEQIDSIELVGGSTRVPAIKERLQEYFGKPLSFTLNQDEAVARGATFACASLSPVFRVREFAVQDITPYPIQVNWEKEPGNPDEDTDLVVFKEGNDIPSTKLLTFYRQGPFSINAKYDASAAIPKGTNPEIGRFTVKNVEKTASGDLACVKIKTRLNLHGILSFEGAYQVEEVEKEETIVTGEGDDKKEEKKMVKKLARKGDYQTIAQYNTIPSNLINDYQEEEGKMAASDKLVVETEERKNALEEYVYETRSKLEDRFKLYVQAAEKETLLKGLIEAEDWLYTDEGEDASKSAYVAKLDALKKVGDPIALRHRESEARPRAAAQLREVCNDFLSKAQNGEEQYSHILDEDKQKVIEKCANTLSWLENQLARQSEKPKNVNPVVTSDEMEKRREDVQYTSASIMNRPKPRAKVETPGTQTPKEDKMDQDPAPEQDMDID